In Spirochaeta lutea, the following proteins share a genomic window:
- a CDS encoding flagellin N-terminal helical domain-containing protein, translated as MIINHNMSAAYANRVLGERNVELQGNIEKLSSGMRINRASDDASGLAVSEKLRSQVRGLNQASRNIQNAVSFIQTTEGYLQNTQDMLHRVRELSVQSANGIYTSEDRMQIQVEVSQLVDEINRIASHAQFNGMNMLTGAFAQDSVSGGVMQFQVGANMDQNERVFVGTMTAEALGLTNMQGSGETINLNDPESANSAIGAVDAALRVVSQQRADLGAYQNRFEMAQKGVDVAAENLQASESRIRDVDMAGEMVDFVKNQILTQANTAMLAQANMQTQSALQLIG; from the coding sequence ATGATCATTAACCACAACATGAGCGCAGCCTATGCGAACCGCGTACTCGGTGAACGAAACGTAGAATTGCAGGGCAACATTGAAAAACTCAGCTCTGGAATGCGGATTAACCGGGCGTCTGATGATGCATCCGGCCTGGCTGTTAGTGAAAAGCTACGGTCTCAGGTACGGGGCTTGAATCAGGCCAGCCGGAATATTCAGAACGCGGTTTCATTCATTCAAACCACCGAAGGCTACCTTCAAAATACCCAGGATATGCTGCACCGGGTTCGTGAGCTGTCGGTTCAGTCAGCTAACGGAATCTATACCAGTGAAGATCGAATGCAGATCCAGGTGGAGGTATCTCAGCTGGTCGATGAAATCAACAGGATTGCAAGCCACGCCCAGTTCAATGGAATGAACATGCTGACAGGCGCCTTCGCCCAGGATTCGGTTTCTGGCGGAGTAATGCAATTCCAGGTTGGTGCTAATATGGATCAGAATGAGAGAGTGTTCGTTGGAACAATGACTGCAGAAGCTCTAGGGCTTACAAATATGCAGGGCAGCGGAGAAACCATCAATCTTAATGATCCTGAGTCTGCTAACAGCGCCATCGGTGCAGTAGATGCAGCGCTTCGGGTTGTAAGCCAGCAGCGCGCGGATCTTGGTGCCTACCAGAACCGGTTCGAAATGGCCCAAAAAGGTGTTGATGTAGCCGCTGAAAACCTTCAGGCATCCGAGTCCCGGATTCGGGACGTAGATATGGCCGGAGAGATGGTTGATTTTGTAAAAAATCAAATTCTCACTCAAGCCAATACTGCCATGCTTGCCCAGGCCAACATGCAGACCCAGTCTGCGCTCCAACTCATTGGTTAA
- a CDS encoding tetratricopeptide repeat protein produces MHDSRIDLVRDEKLKNILYISIPEGMNVSLPSFSLDPEKMLPIETAGEQDSWSIDELSWEMILSGMLKVLAYHPEHEDADYYRQFIVSARPDIIAELTQTAILKADNKDFDIAEEIFLALLGLQPESNRAQLNLALLYEKRAEAYRMLGKEALTQEFEDEAYHWYRVCTDHSEPLPETYLYSGYFFMKIRNYGRSRASFHAYLDSSENPDHKNEVEEILAEFEKQNLNDILFKEAYDFIRLNKETEGLEKIEQFLSANPGVWNAWFIKGWALRRLSRYEEALQAFEKTLELGGQNPDTLNEHAICCMETGNLGQAQESLLGAMELEPENTKILSNLGVLHMKAEEYEEARGFFETVLVIDPDDPLAPEYITEIDKRLNES; encoded by the coding sequence ATGCACGATTCACGAATCGATCTCGTTCGAGACGAAAAACTTAAAAATATTCTATATATTTCGATACCCGAGGGGATGAATGTCTCCCTGCCCTCCTTCTCCTTAGATCCAGAAAAGATGCTCCCCATCGAGACCGCGGGAGAACAGGATAGCTGGTCTATTGACGAACTTTCGTGGGAAATGATCCTGTCGGGCATGCTTAAGGTATTAGCGTATCACCCGGAACACGAGGATGCGGATTATTACCGGCAATTCATAGTCTCTGCCCGACCCGACATCATCGCGGAGCTCACCCAAACTGCGATCCTGAAGGCAGACAACAAAGACTTCGACATTGCGGAGGAAATTTTTTTAGCGCTTTTAGGACTCCAACCCGAGAGCAATCGGGCTCAACTCAACCTTGCCCTACTCTACGAGAAGCGAGCAGAGGCTTACCGAATGTTGGGCAAAGAAGCCCTGACCCAGGAATTCGAAGATGAGGCCTACCATTGGTATAGGGTTTGTACTGACCATTCCGAGCCTCTACCGGAGACCTACCTCTACTCTGGCTATTTCTTTATGAAGATTCGAAACTACGGCCGTTCCCGGGCTTCGTTTCACGCCTACCTTGATAGCTCAGAAAATCCAGACCACAAAAATGAAGTAGAGGAAATCCTCGCAGAGTTTGAGAAACAGAATCTAAATGATATCCTGTTTAAAGAAGCCTACGATTTTATTAGGTTAAATAAGGAAACCGAGGGTCTAGAGAAGATTGAGCAGTTCCTGTCTGCAAATCCAGGGGTTTGGAATGCCTGGTTTATAAAGGGATGGGCGTTACGACGTCTTAGCCGGTATGAGGAGGCATTACAGGCCTTTGAAAAGACACTGGAGCTCGGCGGACAGAACCCAGACACCCTCAATGAGCATGCCATCTGCTGTATGGAGACAGGGAATCTTGGCCAAGCGCAGGAAAGTCTACTGGGAGCTATGGAATTAGAACCCGAGAACACCAAGATACTCTCGAACCTAGGCGTATTGCACATGAAGGCAGAGGAGTACGAGGAAGCCCGGGGATTCTTCGAGACCGTACTTGTTATTGATCCGGATGACCCGTTAGCCCCTGAATACATCACCGAGATTGATAAACGGCTGAATGAATCCTAG
- a CDS encoding flagellar protein FlaG gives MSMEILGMRGSPQGNPGVQQSVELTQRMAERRTENQRQRVESQQKVAQGIASSRDEIHKKIQEAVDRMDTYSGSLQKKFKYTINDDIDQVVVKIIDPDTDKVIKELPAAELQKLQARIQEYLGLLIDETI, from the coding sequence ATGTCCATGGAAATATTGGGAATGCGCGGTAGTCCCCAGGGAAACCCGGGAGTACAACAGTCTGTGGAGCTAACCCAGCGTATGGCAGAACGGCGAACGGAAAACCAGCGGCAACGGGTTGAAAGCCAGCAAAAAGTTGCCCAAGGTATTGCCTCAAGCCGTGATGAAATTCATAAAAAAATTCAGGAAGCAGTTGACCGGATGGATACCTATTCGGGAAGTCTTCAGAAGAAGTTTAAATACACTATCAATGACGACATAGACCAGGTGGTGGTTAAGATCATCGATCCTGACACCGATAAAGTAATCAAGGAACTGCCCGCAGCCGAATTACAGAAGTTGCAGGCCCGGATTCAAGAATACCTAGGCTTACTGATAGACGAAACGATTTGA
- a CDS encoding flagellin N-terminal helical domain-containing protein, whose protein sequence is MIINHNMSAQFAQRQLGVNNANVSKSMEKLSSGLRINKAGDDASGLAVSEKMRSQIRGLNQASRNAADGISMIQTTEGYLQEGQDILQRIRELAVQSSNGIYTAEDRMQIQVEVSQLVDEVDRIASHAQFNGMNLLTGRFSGAQDMGGAGQDLFFHIGANMDQREQVVIGTMTAAALGLRNQGDNGIVTLSNAESANATIGIVDTALRTVNKQRADLGAYQNRLEMAVKGIDIGAENLQAAESRIRDADMAKEMVEFTKNQILVQAGNAMLAQANMKTQSVLQLLG, encoded by the coding sequence ATGATTATTAATCACAACATGAGCGCCCAGTTCGCTCAACGTCAGCTTGGTGTGAATAACGCCAATGTCAGCAAAAGCATGGAGAAACTATCATCAGGTCTGCGTATTAACAAAGCAGGTGATGATGCTTCAGGCTTGGCTGTATCTGAGAAGATGCGGAGTCAGATCCGGGGATTGAACCAGGCTTCACGGAATGCTGCTGATGGAATTTCTATGATCCAAACCACCGAGGGGTACCTCCAGGAAGGACAGGATATTCTTCAGAGAATTCGTGAACTCGCTGTACAATCCTCCAATGGTATCTACACCGCTGAAGACCGGATGCAGATCCAGGTTGAGGTTTCTCAGCTGGTTGATGAAGTTGATCGTATTGCATCCCATGCTCAGTTCAACGGCATGAACCTGCTGACCGGCCGGTTCTCCGGTGCGCAGGATATGGGCGGCGCAGGTCAGGATCTGTTCTTCCATATTGGGGCAAATATGGATCAGCGGGAACAGGTTGTCATCGGGACCATGACCGCAGCGGCTCTCGGCTTGAGGAATCAAGGGGATAACGGGATTGTTACCCTTTCCAACGCTGAAAGTGCCAATGCAACCATTGGAATTGTGGACACCGCTTTACGGACTGTGAACAAACAGCGGGCTGATCTGGGTGCATACCAAAACCGGCTAGAGATGGCAGTTAAGGGAATTGACATCGGCGCGGAAAATCTCCAAGCCGCTGAATCAAGAATTCGCGATGCTGATATGGCTAAGGAAATGGTGGAATTCACAAAGAACCAGATTCTTGTCCAGGCCGGGAATGCAATGCTTGCCCAAGCGAATATGAAGACCCAATCGGTACTTCAGCTTCTGGGTTAA